Within the Deltaproteobacteria bacterium genome, the region CTCATAATTGGCCTTCTGTTCGGCGCAAGTCTTGATTTGGCGGGATTCGGAAGTCCCAAGCGATTAAACGGGCAGTTTCTACTTAAAGACTTTTCGATGTTCAAAGTCATGTTTGGCGCCATCGTGCTTGCCTCTGGTCTTTATTTTGGTCTCGTTTCATTGGGCTTTTCCGAAGCCGATCCACGAACGATTCCGTTTTTGAATTCCGGCCTATTGCTTGGCGGATTTCTACTTGGGTTTGGTCTTGTGCTCGGAGGGTATTGTCCCGGAACAGCACTTGCGGGTTTTGCGGGGGGGCGTTTGGACGCCGCCGTATTCTTTGTTTCAATTTATCCGGGCTATCGCTTCTGGCTGTGGCTAAGCGATCGTTACTCATTTTCCGTACTCAATGAGAAACTGACTTCCGAGGCTCACCTCTACGGGCTTATGGGTGTTGAATGGTATCTGTTGGTGGCCATTCTTTTTTTCGTAGCAGCGGCAGGATGGAAGCTCGGATCTTTTCTAGAAAAAAAAGCAAACAAGGTTTCCATTTAATCTCGAATTTAACCAGTTAGGTAGAGGGATCCGTTTCAAGTCATCTATTCGGCCGGCGTGCCCGCGCCTATGGCATGCGTAGTCTTGTTTTTAGACATATTGCGATTTTCATTCATGATTTCTAACTGAAGCTGTTGGATTTCGAGAAGTCTTCGCCACTGGTGCTTAAGCAGTTGATCCATTTTTAAGTGGAGCTGTCGAATCTCAAGCTCCGCTTTGAGGTTCACCATATAGTCATTTTCGCTTCGCTTGCGGTCTTTGGCTTCTTGTCGATTCTGACTCATCATAATGATGGGAGCTTGAATGGCAGCGAGACATGACAAAATCAGGTTTAGCAAAATAAACGGATAGGGATCGAACTCTGTAAACTTCGGGCCTATTGAATTATATCCGATCCAAGCCATCATGAAGACCGCGAAAATAATTAAAAAGGACCAACTGCCGCCGAAAAATGCCATTCGGTCAGAAAGAATTTGTCCAAGTGTCAGATTTTTTTCGAAAGATGCTTCAGAGTTGGCGGTAACTAACTGTTGATCATTGAGACTTTTTAAAACTTCTTCGTCGAGAGCAGAGAGTTCGCCCTTTTCCTCTTCTAGGATTTGCTGAATTTGCTGACCTCGGTAAGCCTCGAGACAGTTGCCACAAATGCGAGAATCGGCCCCCCACGTAGGAAAATCCTGAATTATGAGGTTCTGCATCGAAAGTCTTAACGCTTCCGGCCCAACGACTTCATCCGACGGAAAGCCGAGGCTACAAACATGGCACTTAGAGGTTTCCATCCGGGCGTTATAACAAATGGACAAGTATTATCAATGTGAGACTAAGGATTGCAGAACTCACACTCGGTGGCTCAGTGAATCGACGGATCTGTTTTTCTGCGACCTTTCTCAAATACATAAAGTCCGAAAATAAAGACGAGCGCGGTTAAAGCGGACTCGGCCCAACTTTTTAGAGGTAAGCGTTCTACTCGTAGGATCACGGCTAAGCCATTTACCTGAATGAGAATCAGCGACGCAAGAGACACAAAGACAACTAACTTCGAAGTCAATGTCTTGAGATGGGTATAGTAAATTACTAGGCAAGCACTCCAAACGGTCAAAATAACCATGACTTTTGCTCG harbors:
- a CDS encoding DUF1003 domain-containing protein yields the protein METSKCHVCSLGFPSDEVVGPEALRLSMQNLIIQDFPTWGADSRICGNCLEAYRGQQIQQILEEEKGELSALDEEVLKSLNDQQLVTANSEASFEKNLTLGQILSDRMAFFGGSWSFLIIFAVFMMAWIGYNSIGPKFTEFDPYPFILLNLILSCLAAIQAPIIMMSQNRQEAKDRKRSENDYMVNLKAELEIRQLHLKMDQLLKHQWRRLLEIQQLQLEIMNENRNMSKNKTTHAIGAGTPAE
- a CDS encoding YeeE/YedE family protein, producing MSENIVSLIIGLLFGASLDLAGFGSPKRLNGQFLLKDFSMFKVMFGAIVLASGLYFGLVSLGFSEADPRTIPFLNSGLLLGGFLLGFGLVLGGYCPGTALAGFAGGRLDAAVFFVSIYPGYRFWLWLSDRYSFSVLNEKLTSEAHLYGLMGVEWYLLVAILFFVAAAGWKLGSFLEKKANKVSI